The Paenibacillus yonginensis genome segment AGCGGCCCGGCAGCGGCGCCGCTCTCTTCCGTCCTCTCATCGCTATGCTCGAGCGGATTCAACTCTTCCCTGCTCATTTGCGGCGCCACCGGATACCCTGCGTCGTATCCTCCAGAATAATGCCTTGTGCATCGAGCTGGTCCCGGATTTCATCCGCTCTAGCCCAGTTCTTCGCTTTGCGTGCTTCCGTACGTTCCACAATCAGCCGTTCGATCTCTTCGCTCGGCAGCTCAGCCGCTTCTTCCTCATAAATCCGCAGCACGCTGTTCATTTCATCGAACACTGCCAATGCAGCAAGCAGGTCGGCCGGGTTGCAGTGTGCGCGCTGCAGCAGCAGATTGGCTTCGCTGACCCAGTCAAATACGGCCGTAATCGCATCCGGCGTGTTGAAGTCATCCTGCATCTTCTCATGGAACCGCTCCAGAACCGCATCCAGCTTGGCCTTGAACTCAGGCGCCGCCTCTTCCGGGTCCCCCTGCTGTCCGTTCAGGCGGTGTTTGACGTTGCCGACGGCGATGGCGATCCGCTCCACGCTGCGCTGCGCCTGGTCCATCACCTCATCCGTATAATTCAGCGGGTTGCGGTAATGGCCGGACAGCATGAAATAACGAATCGCCGTCCGTTTATAGTTTTGACGAAGATCCTTGACCAGAACCCCGTTGCCGAGGGATTTAGACATTTTCTCTCCGCCGATGTTGATATAGCCGTTATGCATCCAGTAACGGGCCAGCGGTTTGCCGGTTAAAGCCTCCGACTGGGCGCATTCGCATTCATGGTGCGGGAACTGCAGGTCCTGGCCTCCGCCGTGAATGTCCAGCGTATCCCCCAACAGGCTGCGGGCCATTGCCGAGCATTCGATATGCCAGCCCGGGCGGCCTTCGCCCCAGGGACTAGCCCAGGAAATCTCGCCCGGTTTGGCCGCTTTCCACAGCACAAAATCCTCCGGGTGCTCCTTGCGGCTATCCACGTCGATTCGGATACCGAACTGCAGCTCGCCGATATTCTGGCCCGACAGCTTGCCGTAATCCTTGAACTTGGCCGTCCGGTAGAAGACGTCCCCGCCATTTTCATAGGCATAACCCTTCTCTACCAGCTCGGAAATAAAATCGATGATCAATCCCATGTTCTCCGTTACCCGCGGATTAGCCGTAGCACGGGGAATACCGAGTCCGTCGAGATCCTCATAATAAGCCTGGATAAACATATCCGCCACTTCAGGAACGGTTTTGTTCATCTCTTTCGCTACCCGGATCAGCTTGTCGTCCACGTCCGTAAAATTCACCACGTAGTTAACGTCATAAGAACGGTTCTCCAAATAACTGCGAACCACGTCGAAAAAGATCATTGGACGAGCGTTGCCGATATGAATATACCCGTAAACGGTAGGTCCGCAAACGTACATGGACACTTTGCCCTCCATTTGAGGAGTGAAAATTTCTTTTTTTCTGGACATCGTATTATAGACTTGAAGAGCCATGAAAGTATCAATCCTTTCGCGCAGCATCCTCGCGGACACCGCATCCCTAGTAAAGATATTGTTCCCCATTGTATCCTTAAACCGCTAAAGTCATTCCGAATGACCGGATGTTCCCTGCGGAACCTGCTGCGGAATCTGCTGCCGAACCTGCTCCTGTTCCCCCAGCCGTCCGCGCAGCTCCAGCACTTCTCTTCGCAGCTGCTCGATCTCGCTGGTCATGCTCTGAAGCGCATCGATAATCGGGTCCGGCAGCTGGTGGTTCAGACGATCCGTCCGTTTGCCGCCCTGCTTGACTACCTTGCCCGGAATGCCTACAACAGTCGTATTTGGCGGAACCTCCCGCAGTACAACCGAGTTCGCTCCGATATTGCTTTGATCACCAACGGTAAAGGAACCCAGCACCTTCGCACCGGACCCGATAACCACGTTGTTGCCGATCGTCGGATGGCGTTTGCCCTTCTCTTTGCCGCTGCCTCCAAGCGTTACGCCTTGATAGAGCACGACATCATCCCCAATGACGCAGGTTTCGCCGATCACCACTCCCATGCCATGGTCGATGAACAAACGTTTGCCGATCACGGCTCCCGGATGAATCTCGATCCCGGTAAAGAAACGGCTGACCTGCGAGATGATCCGCGCCAGCGTAAACCATCTCCGTTTGTACAGCTTATGCGCAATCCGGTGGCTCCAAATGGCATGCAGCCCCGAATAGGTGAACACAACCTCAAACCATCCCCGCGCCGCAGGATCATTGTCGAAGACAGCTTGGATATCCGATTTCAATGATCTGAACATACCTGACCCTCTCCCTTGTTTGAACCCAAGTAGCAACCTGTTTCTTTTGACATATCAAAAAACGTCCCTGCAGCATCATGCTGCAGAGACGTTTCAGGCGCGGTCCCACTCTGCTTATCTGCGCCTTGACCGCTTCCTGCCATGCAGGGACTTCCGGACAAGGACAAGATCCTCTCAGGTGTCCTTAACGGGGACAAAGCGGCGCACTCTACAGCATCAAATGAAAGTGGTTCCTTTGCTTTATGCATTCAAGCGGCAGCTCCAAGGTGCATTTCAGCCGTACGCTCACCGGATGACTCTCAGCCGTGCCGCTTCAATATGAAGCTGCCGGTCATCCTCTCTGTATGGTGCGTAATCAAGCTTACTTCTCCTGTTCATCGCTGGTTTATTTTATTGGATATGACATTATGGTGTATCGTCTTATTTCTACATCTTACTCAAAAGCCTTCCATCTGACAAGAAGCCGGCAGCCATTATCTTAAATCTAGGATTCCCCTTTAATCCGGGCGGAATTTCCCGAATAATGGCCAAAATTTCGAAAGTTTAGCCTTTAATTTGAGCTTTGAGACGATCCAGCACCTTATCTTTGCCAAGCAGATAAATCGTCTGGTTCAAATCGCGGCCGTGCATTTGTCCGGTAAGTGCTACCCGGATCGGCATAAACAGCTGTTTGCCTTTGAAGCCGGTCTCTTTCTGCACTTCCTTGATCAAAGCCGCAATATGCGGAGCGCTGAATTCTTCCGACGAAGTCAGCTTATCCAGGAAAGCCTTAAGCA includes the following:
- the cysS gene encoding cysteine--tRNA ligase; its protein translation is MALQVYNTMSRKKEIFTPQMEGKVSMYVCGPTVYGYIHIGNARPMIFFDVVRSYLENRSYDVNYVVNFTDVDDKLIRVAKEMNKTVPEVADMFIQAYYEDLDGLGIPRATANPRVTENMGLIIDFISELVEKGYAYENGGDVFYRTAKFKDYGKLSGQNIGELQFGIRIDVDSRKEHPEDFVLWKAAKPGEISWASPWGEGRPGWHIECSAMARSLLGDTLDIHGGGQDLQFPHHECECAQSEALTGKPLARYWMHNGYINIGGEKMSKSLGNGVLVKDLRQNYKRTAIRYFMLSGHYRNPLNYTDEVMDQAQRSVERIAIAVGNVKHRLNGQQGDPEEAAPEFKAKLDAVLERFHEKMQDDFNTPDAITAVFDWVSEANLLLQRAHCNPADLLAALAVFDEMNSVLRIYEEEAAELPSEEIERLIVERTEARKAKNWARADEIRDQLDAQGIILEDTTQGIRWRRK
- the cysE gene encoding serine O-acetyltransferase, giving the protein MFRSLKSDIQAVFDNDPAARGWFEVVFTYSGLHAIWSHRIAHKLYKRRWFTLARIISQVSRFFTGIEIHPGAVIGKRLFIDHGMGVVIGETCVIGDDVVLYQGVTLGGSGKEKGKRHPTIGNNVVIGSGAKVLGSFTVGDQSNIGANSVVLREVPPNTTVVGIPGKVVKQGGKRTDRLNHQLPDPIIDALQSMTSEIEQLRREVLELRGRLGEQEQVRQQIPQQVPQGTSGHSE